The following proteins come from a genomic window of Aquimarina sp. MAR_2010_214:
- the trkA gene encoding Trk system potassium transporter TrkA, with the protein MKIIIAGAGEVGFHLAKLLSFESQDITLIDTDKECLNYADTHLDIRVIKGDSTSIAILKEARVDNVDMVISVTSSETTNITICVLAKQLGAKRTIARISNTEFLQNKEEVGFVKFGIDELISPEALAASEIELLLSQSAFHGSYEFENGALTMVGTTLSKEALFVGKTVREAAEVFPELHFMPIAIQRSGTQYTLIPRGDTTFKEGDQVYFVTSKGGVEELYKLTGKVKEQIKNVMILGGSKIGYKTSRDLCDHKFRVKLIEKDREKSFDLADELPNALIINGDGRNVELLQEEGIDGMDAFIAVTGNSETNIMSCLVAKSKGVRKTIALVENMDYFQLSHSIGIDTLINKKLLAANNIFRFIRKGEVVAMTKLNNMNAELLEFIVKPSSEVSDNLIKDLDFPRSAIIAGVIRDEEGMIPLGDFYIKAGDRVVVCCLPKSIKKIEKLFL; encoded by the coding sequence ATGAAAATCATAATCGCCGGAGCTGGTGAGGTAGGATTTCATTTGGCGAAATTACTCTCGTTTGAATCCCAGGACATTACTCTTATAGATACAGATAAGGAATGCCTTAATTATGCGGATACTCACCTGGATATTAGAGTTATTAAAGGAGATTCTACTTCAATTGCTATTTTAAAAGAAGCAAGAGTAGATAATGTAGATATGGTAATTAGTGTTACCTCTAGCGAAACGACCAATATTACGATATGTGTATTGGCCAAGCAACTAGGAGCTAAACGCACTATTGCCAGAATTTCGAATACAGAGTTTCTGCAAAATAAAGAAGAAGTTGGATTCGTTAAATTTGGTATTGATGAACTGATTTCTCCAGAGGCTTTGGCAGCTAGTGAAATAGAGTTGTTACTTAGTCAATCTGCATTCCACGGTAGTTACGAGTTTGAGAATGGTGCGCTAACGATGGTGGGAACTACCTTGTCTAAAGAAGCATTGTTTGTTGGTAAAACAGTAAGAGAAGCTGCAGAGGTTTTTCCAGAATTGCATTTTATGCCTATTGCAATTCAACGTTCTGGAACTCAATATACATTAATTCCAAGAGGAGATACCACCTTTAAAGAAGGAGATCAAGTGTATTTTGTAACTTCTAAAGGCGGAGTAGAAGAGCTGTATAAGTTAACCGGAAAAGTAAAAGAGCAAATCAAAAATGTAATGATTCTAGGAGGGAGTAAGATTGGTTATAAGACTTCTCGTGACCTTTGTGATCATAAATTTAGAGTGAAGCTTATTGAGAAAGATAGAGAGAAATCTTTTGATCTTGCCGATGAATTGCCTAATGCTTTGATTATTAATGGTGATGGGCGAAATGTAGAACTATTACAAGAAGAAGGTATAGATGGGATGGATGCCTTTATAGCCGTAACTGGTAATTCTGAAACCAATATAATGTCTTGCCTGGTTGCTAAGTCTAAGGGAGTAAGAAAAACTATTGCATTAGTAGAAAATATGGATTATTTCCAGTTATCTCATTCTATAGGCATAGATACTTTAATCAATAAGAAGCTTCTGGCTGCAAATAATATTTTTAGATTTATTAGAAAAGGAGAGGTCGTAGCGATGACCAAACTTAATAATATGAATGCAGAGCTGTTAGAATTTATTGTTAAACCTTCATCAGAAGTAAGTGATAATTTGATTAAAGATTTAGATTTTCCTCGTTCTGCTATTATTGCTGGTGTAATTAGAGATGAAGAAGGAATGATTCCTCTAGGAGATTTTTATATTAAGGCAGGAGATAGGGTAGTAGTATGTTGTTTGCCAAAATCTATTAAGAAAATAGAAAAGCTTTTCCTTTAA
- the accD gene encoding acetyl-CoA carboxylase, carboxyltransferase subunit beta, translating into MAWFKRTQKGIQTATEDKKDVPKGLWYKSPTGKIVDAEQLEKNFYVSPEDGYHVRIGSKEYFEILFDDNKFKELDKGVTSKDPLKFEDKKKYVDRLKDAQEKTNLKDAVRTAVGKSSGNDLVIACMDFAFIGGSMGSVVGEKIARAADYSLKHKIPFMIISKSGGARMMEAALSLMQLAKTSAKLAQLADAGIPYISLCTDPTTGGTTASFAMLGDINIAEPGALIGFAGPRIVRDTTGKELPEGFQTAEFLKEHGFLDFITPRHELKQKINLYLSLILNRPLVN; encoded by the coding sequence ATGGCTTGGTTTAAGAGAACACAAAAAGGTATACAAACTGCTACCGAAGACAAAAAGGATGTCCCTAAAGGTCTTTGGTATAAATCTCCAACGGGAAAAATTGTAGATGCAGAACAGCTCGAAAAAAACTTCTATGTAAGTCCAGAAGATGGATACCATGTGAGAATAGGTAGTAAAGAATATTTCGAAATCCTATTTGATGATAATAAATTTAAAGAACTTGATAAAGGTGTTACCTCAAAAGATCCTCTTAAATTCGAAGACAAAAAGAAATATGTTGATCGTCTTAAAGACGCACAAGAAAAAACAAATTTAAAAGATGCCGTAAGAACAGCAGTAGGAAAATCTTCTGGTAATGATTTAGTTATTGCATGTATGGATTTTGCATTTATTGGAGGTTCTATGGGTAGTGTTGTAGGTGAAAAAATCGCAAGAGCTGCTGATTATTCATTAAAGCATAAAATTCCATTTATGATTATTTCCAAATCAGGAGGTGCTCGTATGATGGAAGCTGCATTATCCTTAATGCAATTAGCAAAAACATCTGCCAAGTTAGCTCAATTAGCCGATGCAGGAATACCGTATATTTCATTATGTACAGATCCTACTACTGGAGGTACAACAGCTTCTTTTGCCATGTTAGGAGATATTAATATTGCAGAGCCAGGAGCATTAATTGGATTTGCTGGCCCACGTATTGTTAGAGATACCACAGGAAAAGAATTACCTGAAGGTTTTCAAACCGCTGAATTCTTAAAAGAACATGGGTTTCTGGACTTCATAACTCCAAGACACGAGCTAAAACAAAAGATAAACTTATATCTAAGTTTAATTCTAAATCGTCCTTTAGTAAATTAA
- a CDS encoding RNA methyltransferase, translated as MVSKNQKKLIKSLYQKKYRKQHGLFVAEGKKVIKELLAANLKLHSLFALETGIFDVSKELEHHITEEELKQISFLTTPQVALAIFGIPEVKKPNSNGLILVLDDVRDPGNLGTIIRLCDWFGIRDLVCSLQTVDCYNPKVIQATMGSITRVNISYVNLKSFLTLATPNSRIFGTFMNGNSIYNEKLPEDAIVIMGNEANGISEDIENLIKDRITIPQFGSDQKTESLNVATATAIVLSEFRRS; from the coding sequence ATGGTTAGCAAAAACCAAAAGAAACTAATAAAGAGTTTATATCAAAAAAAGTACCGAAAACAACATGGATTGTTTGTTGCTGAAGGTAAAAAAGTAATAAAAGAGTTGCTAGCTGCCAACCTAAAGCTTCATTCTCTTTTTGCTTTAGAGACTGGAATCTTTGATGTTTCTAAGGAATTAGAGCATCATATTACCGAGGAAGAACTAAAACAGATTAGTTTTTTAACTACACCGCAAGTTGCATTAGCAATATTTGGTATTCCAGAAGTAAAAAAACCAAACTCTAACGGTTTGATTTTGGTATTGGATGATGTTAGAGATCCTGGTAATCTGGGAACTATAATTCGTCTTTGTGATTGGTTTGGAATACGGGATTTGGTGTGTTCTTTGCAGACTGTAGATTGCTATAATCCAAAGGTGATACAGGCTACAATGGGGTCTATTACAAGAGTGAATATTAGTTATGTGAATCTGAAGAGCTTTTTAACTTTAGCAACACCAAATTCGAGGATTTTCGGCACGTTTATGAATGGAAATTCTATTTATAACGAGAAATTACCCGAAGACGCTATTGTTATAATGGGTAACGAAGCAAATGGAATTTCTGAAGATATCGAGAATCTTATTAAAGACAGGATAACAATTCCACAATTTGGATCAGATCAAAAAACAGAAAGCTTAAATGTTGCTACCGCAACCGCTATTGTGCTTAGTGAATTTAGAAGATCTTAA
- a CDS encoding TrkH family potassium uptake protein, with the protein MYRLNYKIISHIMGLLLLCNGGFMLVATIISFIYKDGVTLEIMMASLATMFIGIILMFLTREHQKEINKREGYIVVTFGWIFMSLSGTLPYLFSGAIPSFTNAFFETMSGYTTTGASILNEIEIIPKGVLFWRSLTHWIGGMGIIVLAIAILPLLGIGGMQLFAAEAPGPSADKLHPRITDTAKRLWLIYFGYTVAETILLKLAGMNFFDAINHALSTLSTGGFSTKNASVAYWNDQPLIQYIIILFMFLAGMNFVLSYFGFKGKVQKIIKDEEFKLYALFVIIFTVVATLVIYSKADVSISSIDHPMVWGEAESAFRHALFQVLAVITTTGFVSADFTMWTPFLTVLFFGIMFLGGSAGSTSGGIKVVRHLITIRNGILEFKRTLHPRAILPVRYNRKSVSKEIVFNILAFFILYMLAFIIGSVVLGALGLDFETAIGGAASSLGNVGPAFGKLSPVNNFDMLPDFGKWWCCFLMLIGRLELFTVLILLTPFFWRNR; encoded by the coding sequence ATGTATAGATTAAACTATAAGATTATCTCGCATATTATGGGGCTTTTATTGCTCTGTAACGGAGGCTTTATGCTAGTGGCTACGATAATAAGCTTTATTTATAAAGACGGAGTTACTTTAGAGATTATGATGGCTTCTTTAGCCACAATGTTTATCGGTATTATTTTGATGTTTTTAACTAGAGAACATCAGAAAGAGATTAACAAACGAGAAGGATATATTGTCGTAACTTTTGGTTGGATATTTATGTCCCTTAGTGGTACTTTACCTTACTTATTCTCTGGAGCAATACCATCTTTTACCAATGCTTTTTTTGAAACCATGTCAGGGTATACAACTACTGGGGCATCGATTCTTAATGAAATAGAGATTATTCCCAAAGGAGTTTTGTTTTGGCGTAGTTTAACGCACTGGATTGGCGGTATGGGAATTATTGTATTAGCTATCGCTATTTTGCCATTATTAGGAATAGGAGGTATGCAGTTATTTGCTGCTGAAGCGCCTGGTCCTAGTGCAGATAAATTACACCCCAGAATTACAGATACAGCAAAACGATTATGGTTGATATATTTTGGATATACTGTTGCAGAAACCATACTTTTGAAACTTGCTGGAATGAATTTCTTTGATGCTATAAACCATGCGTTAAGCACATTGTCTACAGGAGGGTTTTCTACAAAAAATGCAAGTGTTGCTTATTGGAATGATCAACCATTAATACAATATATCATTATACTGTTTATGTTTTTGGCAGGAATGAATTTTGTACTTAGCTATTTTGGATTTAAAGGTAAAGTTCAGAAGATTATAAAAGATGAAGAGTTTAAGTTATATGCTCTTTTTGTTATCATATTTACTGTAGTAGCTACTCTTGTGATTTATAGTAAAGCAGATGTGTCTATATCATCTATTGATCATCCTATGGTATGGGGAGAGGCAGAGAGTGCTTTTCGTCATGCACTATTTCAGGTGCTTGCAGTAATTACTACAACGGGTTTTGTGAGTGCTGATTTTACAATGTGGACTCCTTTCTTAACAGTTCTTTTCTTCGGAATTATGTTTTTAGGCGGTTCTGCAGGGTCTACCTCGGGAGGGATAAAGGTGGTAAGGCATTTAATAACGATTCGAAATGGAATTTTAGAATTTAAAAGAACATTACATCCAAGGGCAATACTTCCGGTAAGGTATAATAGAAAATCAGTTTCTAAAGAAATTGTATTTAATATACTGGCATTTTTTATATTATATATGCTTGCCTTTATAATTGGTTCTGTGGTATTAGGAGCATTGGGATTAGATTTTGAAACAGCAATTGGTGGTGCAGCTTCTTCTTTGGGTAATGTTGGCCCTGCATTTGGTAAACTAAGCCCGGTAAATAACTTTGATATGCTTCCTGATTTTGGAAAATGGTGGTGCTGCTTCCTTATGTTAATAGGAAGATTAGAGCTCTTTACAGTGCTGATACTTCTAACTCCGTTTTTCTGGAGAAACAGGTAA
- the ubiE gene encoding bifunctional demethylmenaquinone methyltransferase/2-methoxy-6-polyprenyl-1,4-benzoquinol methylase UbiE produces the protein MSEKITPYKDKTRSKKEQVAEMFDTISENYDGLNRVISFGIDVKWRKKVVQLVSKTNPKRILDVATGTGDLAINLSKTGASEIIGLDISKGMLEVGRQKIAIKKLDTIINMVQGDSENLSYDENYFDAITVAFGVRNFENLEKGLSEIFRVLKPGGIFVILETSIPTKTPYRQGYKFYSTTILPLVGKLFSKDKSAYSYLSESAAAFPYGEAFNNILKKIGFIEVKDNPQTFGVATIYTATK, from the coding sequence ATGTCAGAAAAAATAACTCCATATAAAGATAAAACCAGATCTAAAAAAGAACAGGTAGCCGAGATGTTTGATACCATCTCAGAGAACTATGACGGGCTAAATCGTGTTATTTCTTTTGGTATTGATGTAAAATGGCGTAAAAAAGTAGTTCAACTCGTTAGTAAAACAAATCCAAAAAGAATTTTGGACGTTGCTACCGGAACTGGTGATTTGGCCATAAATCTATCAAAAACAGGCGCATCAGAAATCATTGGTCTTGACATTTCTAAAGGAATGCTGGAAGTAGGAAGACAAAAGATTGCAATAAAAAAATTGGATACCATTATTAATATGGTTCAAGGAGATAGTGAAAATTTATCTTATGATGAAAATTATTTTGATGCAATAACTGTAGCTTTTGGGGTACGAAATTTTGAAAATTTAGAAAAAGGACTTTCAGAGATTTTTAGAGTCCTTAAACCCGGAGGTATTTTTGTGATCTTAGAAACTTCGATACCCACAAAAACCCCATATAGGCAAGGATACAAGTTTTATTCAACAACCATACTACCTCTTGTTGGTAAGTTATTTTCAAAAGACAAATCTGCTTATTCTTACCTAAGTGAAAGTGCTGCAGCTTTTCCTTATGGAGAAGCCTTCAACAATATTTTGAAAAAAATCGGGTTTATAGAAGTCAAAGATAATCCTCAAACTTTTGGTGTTGCTACAATTTATACAGCTACAAAATAA
- the rpsO gene encoding 30S ribosomal protein S15, which translates to MYLTKEVKEEIFAKHGKGKNDSGSAEGQIALFTHRITHLTEHLKKNRKDFNTERSLVKLVGKRRDLLDYLIKKDIMRYRAIVKELGLRK; encoded by the coding sequence ATGTATTTAACGAAAGAAGTTAAAGAAGAAATCTTCGCAAAGCACGGTAAAGGAAAGAATGACAGTGGTTCTGCAGAAGGTCAAATTGCATTGTTTACCCACAGAATTACTCATCTTACTGAGCACTTAAAAAAGAATCGTAAAGATTTTAATACAGAGCGTTCTTTAGTAAAGCTGGTAGGAAAACGTAGAGATCTGTTAGACTACCTTATTAAAAAGGATATCATGAGATATCGTGCAATTGTAAAAGAATTAGGATTAAGAAAGTAA
- a CDS encoding porin family protein encodes MKRIFILIVVLICAQNMSAQLFSKEKVQNLQNFDKPRFSYGYILGFNLYDFNFDYTTDAPQTDIIHDESVGFSVGLLGNLRLNDYFDLRLEPMVTFNTRNLRFSNSQFTSDFESVREVKSTYVHVPLLLKISTQRINNIKPFIVGGVSTSINLSSNEDNPDDNSAGQFRMKTNTNYYEIGFGIDLYLYYFKFTPSIRGVFAMSDELVKDNDPNSPYTSTIDKMSTRGIFINFTFQ; translated from the coding sequence ATGAAAAGAATATTTATCTTAATAGTTGTTTTAATATGTGCTCAAAACATGAGCGCTCAGTTATTTTCTAAAGAAAAGGTTCAAAACCTTCAAAACTTTGATAAGCCAAGGTTTAGCTATGGTTATATTCTTGGATTCAATCTTTATGATTTTAATTTTGATTACACAACAGATGCTCCACAAACAGATATTATACACGATGAATCTGTTGGTTTTAGCGTAGGTCTTTTAGGGAACCTGAGATTAAATGATTATTTTGATCTTAGATTAGAACCTATGGTTACTTTTAACACACGAAATCTAAGGTTTTCTAATTCTCAATTCACTTCAGATTTTGAATCGGTAAGAGAAGTTAAATCAACGTACGTTCATGTACCGTTATTACTAAAAATATCAACCCAAAGAATCAATAATATTAAACCTTTTATTGTTGGAGGTGTTTCTACATCTATAAATTTATCTAGCAATGAAGACAATCCCGATGATAATAGTGCAGGGCAATTTAGGATGAAAACCAACACTAATTATTATGAAATTGGTTTTGGTATAGACTTGTATTTATACTATTTTAAATTTACTCCATCTATAAGAGGAGTATTTGCAATGTCTGATGAATTGGTAAAAGACAATGATCCTAACAGTCCATATACTTCAACCATTGATAAAATGTCAACAAGAGGGATTTTTATAAATTTCACATTTCAATAA
- a CDS encoding BamA/TamA family outer membrane protein, giving the protein MKKNQIHVDSVKTKDPKLYNQLYQKPNIKLLGIPIRLHIYNLASINKDSLYQDWLTRRPKRKKRITKLLSKKQVDRLGAGLSGINEWIKSTGESPSIIDESKVKRSIKRLQAYYWNNGWFNIKADYKINRENNKTATVDYYVNPNEPYFIDSLKTKIESKVVDSIYKLNTQKSTIISGKQYKTLDIETERERLTALYRNSGLFHFEKEYIKFDADTVNTNHKVNLNLLIKNRSVTLGDSTARIPFKVHKISKVNIFTDYSYQNRNQKPKDSTFYKGYNIYGYNKIKYTRKAITNSVLITPGKIFRDKDRTNTYNQINNLRTFKYPNIDFGVDPEDPTGKDLIANIFLTPRKKYSTNIDFDVSTSNIQAFGIGFGGSLLIRNVFGGAEILEISARGSIGSSSDAVDGGQKFFNISEVGTDIKLSFPKIIFPLKTNKIVPKHMSPTTNLIFGMNVQQNIGLDKQNATGVFNYRWKPSNTLTNQLDLVNVQYVRNLNTSNYFNIYNTSFNRLNNIATRVLEADSPFFSQSDTGTPNIDNAVLNIPSGANGFISQSLSSTPDPDLTSDQLQEIRNINERKVRLTEDNLIFASSYTYTKNNRENLYDESYSRFRAKIELAGNLLSTISKVSGLKENSNKRFEVFGVEFSQYAKTELDYIKHLDLGRKSIVALRAFGGIALPYGNSNSIPFARSFFGGGPNDNRAWLVYDLGPGSTGGRDEFNEANMKIALNAEYRYKILGSLHGALFIDAGNIWNVLDNVEEEDATFSKLDDIREMTVGSGFGFRYDFNFFVLRLDIGFKTFNPARDQDKRWFKGYNFSEAVYNFGINYPF; this is encoded by the coding sequence TTGAAAAAAAATCAAATTCATGTTGATAGCGTCAAAACTAAGGATCCTAAACTTTACAACCAATTATATCAAAAACCAAATATTAAACTATTAGGAATCCCTATTAGACTTCACATATATAATCTGGCAAGTATAAACAAAGATTCTTTATATCAAGATTGGTTAACCAGAAGACCTAAACGAAAAAAAAGAATTACTAAGTTACTTTCAAAAAAACAAGTAGACAGATTAGGTGCTGGATTATCAGGTATTAATGAGTGGATAAAAAGCACAGGAGAATCTCCTTCAATAATTGATGAATCTAAAGTAAAACGTTCTATAAAAAGATTACAAGCCTATTATTGGAATAACGGCTGGTTTAACATTAAAGCAGATTATAAAATTAATAGAGAAAATAACAAAACCGCAACTGTAGATTATTATGTAAACCCAAATGAACCTTATTTTATTGATTCATTAAAAACCAAAATAGAATCCAAAGTCGTTGATTCTATTTACAAATTGAACACTCAAAAATCTACAATTATCTCAGGAAAACAATATAAGACATTAGATATCGAGACCGAACGAGAACGACTTACTGCTTTATATCGAAATTCTGGACTATTTCACTTCGAAAAAGAATACATAAAATTTGATGCCGACACTGTTAACACAAACCATAAAGTAAACCTAAATTTACTTATAAAGAACCGCTCTGTCACACTTGGAGATTCTACAGCTAGAATTCCTTTTAAGGTTCACAAAATAAGTAAAGTGAATATTTTCACGGATTATTCATATCAAAATCGAAATCAAAAACCTAAAGACAGTACCTTTTACAAAGGATATAACATTTATGGTTATAACAAAATAAAATACACTCGCAAGGCAATTACAAATTCTGTTCTAATTACTCCTGGCAAGATTTTTAGAGATAAAGATCGTACAAACACTTATAATCAAATCAATAATTTAAGAACTTTTAAATACCCTAATATAGATTTCGGAGTTGATCCCGAAGATCCTACAGGAAAAGATCTTATCGCCAATATTTTTTTAACTCCAAGAAAAAAATATAGTACAAATATTGATTTTGATGTATCAACATCAAACATTCAAGCTTTTGGAATAGGTTTTGGAGGATCCCTATTAATACGAAATGTTTTTGGAGGTGCAGAAATTTTAGAGATTTCGGCTCGGGGAAGTATCGGATCTTCTAGTGATGCTGTAGATGGTGGTCAAAAATTCTTTAATATATCAGAAGTAGGAACAGATATAAAACTATCTTTTCCCAAAATAATTTTCCCCCTTAAAACTAATAAAATTGTTCCAAAACATATGTCTCCGACTACTAATCTTATTTTTGGAATGAATGTCCAGCAAAATATTGGTCTTGACAAACAAAATGCTACAGGAGTATTTAATTACCGATGGAAACCTAGTAATACCCTAACCAATCAACTAGATCTTGTTAATGTGCAATATGTTAGGAATCTAAATACCAGTAATTATTTCAACATTTATAATACTTCATTTAACAGATTAAATAATATTGCCACAAGAGTTCTTGAAGCAGACTCACCATTCTTTTCTCAATCAGATACTGGCACTCCAAATATAGACAATGCTGTATTAAACATACCTAGTGGAGCAAATGGATTTATATCGCAATCCTTAAGTTCTACTCCAGATCCGGATCTAACATCAGATCAATTACAAGAGATCCGAAATATTAATGAAAGAAAGGTAAGACTAACCGAAGACAACTTAATATTTGCTTCAAGTTATACCTACACAAAAAACAATAGAGAAAATCTTTATGATGAAAGTTATTCAAGATTTAGAGCTAAAATTGAATTGGCCGGTAATTTGTTAAGTACTATTTCAAAGGTATCCGGATTAAAGGAGAACTCTAATAAACGGTTTGAAGTATTTGGTGTAGAATTTTCTCAATATGCAAAAACAGAGTTAGATTACATAAAACATTTGGATTTAGGAAGAAAAAGTATAGTTGCTCTTAGAGCTTTTGGAGGAATTGCTCTTCCTTATGGCAATTCTAACAGCATTCCTTTTGCACGAAGTTTTTTTGGTGGCGGACCTAATGATAATAGAGCGTGGTTGGTATATGACCTGGGACCAGGAAGTACCGGCGGAAGAGATGAATTTAATGAAGCCAATATGAAAATTGCACTAAATGCAGAATACCGATACAAAATTCTGGGGTCATTACATGGAGCCTTATTTATTGACGCAGGAAACATATGGAATGTTTTGGATAATGTAGAAGAAGAAGATGCTACATTTTCAAAATTAGATGATATAAGGGAAATGACCGTAGGAAGTGGTTTCGGGTTTCGATATGATTTTAATTTCTTCGTTTTAAGACTTGACATTGGATTTAAAACTTTTAATCCTGCCAGAGATCAAGATAAACGTTGGTTTAAAGGGTATAACTTTTCTGAAGCCGTTTATAATTTTGGAATTAATTATCCTTTTTAG
- the fbaA gene encoding class II fructose-bisphosphate aldolase, with protein sequence MSHNIKPGVAVGDEVQAIFKYAKEKAFALPAVNVIGSNSINAVLETAAELNSPVIIQFSNGGAQFNAGKGLSNEDQKAAIAGAVAGAKHVHLMAEAYGVPVILHTDHCAKKLLPWIDGLLDAGEEFYKETGKPLYSSHMIDLSEEPIEENIEICSTYLARMSKMGMTLEIELGITGGEEDGVDNSDVDDSKLYTQPEEVAYAYEELSKVSDKFTVAAAFGNVHGVYKPGNVKLTPKILKNSQEFISEKYGVEHNHIDFVFHGGSGSTIEEIREAIGYGVIKMNIDTDLQFAFNEGIRDYMTNNIEYLKTQIGNPDGSEEPNKKYYDPRKWLREGEITFKNRLKKAFEDLNNVNTL encoded by the coding sequence ATGAGTCACAACATCAAACCAGGAGTTGCTGTAGGAGACGAAGTCCAGGCAATTTTTAAATATGCAAAAGAGAAAGCTTTTGCATTACCTGCAGTTAATGTAATCGGTTCTAATTCGATTAATGCCGTTTTAGAAACTGCTGCAGAGCTAAATTCTCCTGTAATTATTCAATTCTCTAATGGAGGGGCACAGTTTAATGCTGGAAAAGGCCTATCTAATGAAGACCAAAAAGCCGCAATCGCAGGAGCAGTTGCAGGCGCCAAGCATGTACATTTAATGGCTGAAGCCTATGGAGTACCAGTAATTTTGCATACTGACCACTGTGCAAAAAAACTACTTCCATGGATCGATGGCCTATTAGATGCTGGAGAAGAATTTTATAAAGAAACCGGAAAACCATTGTACAGTTCTCATATGATCGATTTATCTGAAGAACCTATCGAAGAAAACATCGAGATCTGTTCTACATATTTGGCTCGCATGAGCAAAATGGGCATGACTTTAGAAATCGAACTGGGAATCACCGGTGGTGAAGAAGATGGTGTAGACAATAGCGATGTAGATGATTCTAAGCTATATACTCAACCAGAAGAAGTTGCTTATGCCTATGAAGAATTGAGTAAAGTAAGTGATAAATTTACCGTAGCAGCAGCTTTTGGTAACGTTCATGGCGTATACAAACCAGGTAATGTAAAATTAACACCTAAAATACTTAAAAATTCTCAAGAGTTTATCTCAGAAAAGTATGGAGTCGAACATAACCACATCGATTTTGTATTTCATGGAGGAAGTGGCTCTACTATTGAAGAAATAAGAGAAGCAATTGGATATGGAGTCATTAAGATGAATATTGACACTGATCTGCAATTTGCATTTAATGAAGGTATTCGGGATTACATGACCAATAATATTGAATATCTAAAGACGCAAATAGGTAATCCTGATGGATCAGAAGAACCTAATAAAAAGTATTATGATCCTAGAAAATGGTTGCGAGAAGGAGAAATTACCTTTAAGAACCGTCTTAAAAAGGCATTCGAGGATTTAAATAATGTAAATACATTATAG